CAACATGCTACGGATATCTCTGATATCAGCCAGAAAAATGCCTTTGTCCAGGGGAGGTGTCCCAAAATAAATAATCCCAGCTACATGGAAGTTTTGCAGCACCATGGAACCATTTACTGTTGAGCTGATCAGGGTGACCTCTTCTCCTACACCAAGTTCCATTTGTGCAGCAAGGGTTTTCCCCATGACGATATCCCCTGGTTTTTGAGGAAGCGTTCCCGCTTGCAACCCAGCATTGAGATTCCATCGATTCTGCTCAGCGACATCATCACCAAAAAAATCGAGACCAATCCCACCAGCGCCCACCTGGGCTCGGGTTTCACGATTTTCATCAAAAGCATCGAGGAGACCACCAAATTTTATCCGCTCTGACCATTCCAGGTCGGGATATTCACGCCTCAGCATTTCCATGAGTTCTGGTCCACCTTCCATGGCCAGGTCATTAGGTATAACATCCTTTTCCTCATAGTATGCCCGGGAAGTAATTTTTACATGACCTGAGTCATACAGAGCAGCATTATTAAAAAAGTCGTCAAACACGCCTTTCAAATAGGTAAACATAAACACTGTCAATAATACACCCATGGCGACGACGATACTGGGCAGCAGGCTACGATGACGATCACGGAGCATACCTTTCATCAGAAATCTGAACATATTATTTCCCCCTCAGCGCATCAGTTGGGGTGAGTTTGGAGATTTTCCGCGTGGGTAGATAACTCACTATCACCACGGTTAGAAATAATAGAAAGGTGGTTCCCAGTAGGAGATCTGGACCGTATTTACCATAGATTACATTCCCCAAAGCCATACCATAATCATCCATATCACCCGGGATGGCATAACCCTTCGTGGTCATCAGATAAAAGAGCGGCGATCCAAGAATGAAGCCTGCTACGAAGGCAATGAGTCCATGCATACTGCCTTCAATAGTAAAAAGCCCAATGACCTTTGCTCGGGTCAAACCCAAAGCCATGAGGGTACCCATTTCTTTTTTGCGACGGAAAATGGCTAAGACTTGAGTATCAAAGATGGCCAGAAGTGCAATCGCGAAGAGAATCCCATACATAACATTTCCACCAAAATTCTTACTCTTGATCATGTCATTCATGTCTTTCATAAGAAAATCAAGATCGCGATACACCCAAGCTGCACTCGTAGGTGTACCCACAAAATCATCATCCAGGGCAATTACTGTTGCCTGGCCTTCCAGATTTGACATCGCTTGTAATTCTTCCAGGGGTATCCAGATTTGGTTACGATCTACGGTCTGCACGACAGTGTTCATGATGTGGACAATCTCCACTTCCCTCGCATCAAAAGTGCCACTGGCATCCCGCCAGCGAACCGTGAGCAAGTCCCCCACTTCCAGACCCGATTTGTCAGCCATTTTTTGTCCGATGAGAGCAGGAGTTAAACCAGTTGCTCCCATGACAATCTTATCTGTGGGTAAATCCATTACCTTTTGTTCGGGCGGAATCCCTTTGACCAGGATGGTCTGCATTCGGCCATCTGGATAAATGGTCCCCTGTCTGATGAGTATTGGCGCGGCTGAATGATCTGATAATCGAGCGCTTATTTCTTCAGGATAAAGAGCATGAGAATCTTCAATGGTGAGAGGATCTGTGGCATCGAATTCGCTGTGCCAGAGTTGACCCCCCTTACCAAACTCGATATTGGTCATGGCATCGTTCAATTGATAGGCCATTCCATCCACAACACCTTTTCCCCAGATCATGAGTATAAATGCCATCGCTAATACCAGGACATTCAACCAGGTTCGTAAACCGGCACCTACTAGGTTTCGCCAAGCAAGTTTAATTAAAATCATGATATCCTCCTCCAGTTCAACTGGTTTCGTCGGATTGAATTGCACCATCCACCAGGGTGACCTTACGACGTAAATAACTGATCACCTTCTCATCATGGGTGGCAAACACAAATGTGGTTCCCAGCTCCTGGTTTAGCTTGACCATGGTTTCCAGAATATGATGACTATTCTTGGCATCAAGATTGGCTGTCGGCTCGTCGGCCAGTACCAGTTTGGGTTGTTTCACCATGGCCCGGGCGATGGCAACACGCTGACTCTCACCACCAGAAAGCATTTTGGGACGACTCTCGGCTTTATCAGCGATACCTACCCACTCAAGCGCTTGCATAACCATATCTTTACGCTCTTCAGCTGATTTCCCCAGGAGTAGCAATGGGAATTCAACATTCTCAAAAGCTGTATAGACCGGCAACAGATTGTAGGTTTGGAAAATAAATCCCATAAATGCGCTGCGGTGTTTGGCAGCCTGGGCACCAGTCAGAGTCGAAAGGTCTTTTCCCAAAACCTCTACTTTGCCTTCACTGGGTGCGTCTAGAGCCCCAATAATATTGAGTAGTGTTGTTTTTCCTGATCCTGATGGTCCAACCAGTCCCACAAATTCCCCCGAATCTACGTTTAGGTCTATTCCCTTCAGGGCTGTAAAGTGACCTGTCCCCACAGGATAGCGTTTCACGAGACCTTGAGTTTTGATCAGTGTGCTATTTTCCATTTCGATTTCCTTTTAGTTCTTGTTGAACAAATTTGTATTAATGATTAAACGCAATATTGAGTTGGATACCTGTGCCTGAGGGTAAAGCCAAACTACCCCGGTTTGCCAGTTCAGGCATGTCGTAT
The genomic region above belongs to Candidatus Neomarinimicrobiota bacterium and contains:
- a CDS encoding ABC transporter ATP-binding protein, with product MENSTLIKTQGLVKRYPVGTGHFTALKGIDLNVDSGEFVGLVGPSGSGKTTLLNIIGALDAPSEGKVEVLGKDLSTLTGAQAAKHRSAFMGFIFQTYNLLPVYTAFENVEFPLLLLGKSAEERKDMVMQALEWVGIADKAESRPKMLSGGESQRVAIARAMVKQPKLVLADEPTANLDAKNSHHILETMVKLNQELGTTFVFATHDEKVISYLRRKVTLVDGAIQSDETS
- a CDS encoding ABC transporter permease; its protein translation is MILIKLAWRNLVGAGLRTWLNVLVLAMAFILMIWGKGVVDGMAYQLNDAMTNIEFGKGGQLWHSEFDATDPLTIEDSHALYPEEISARLSDHSAAPILIRQGTIYPDGRMQTILVKGIPPEQKVMDLPTDKIVMGATGLTPALIGQKMADKSGLEVGDLLTVRWRDASGTFDAREVEIVHIMNTVVQTVDRNQIWIPLEELQAMSNLEGQATVIALDDDFVGTPTSAAWVYRDLDFLMKDMNDMIKSKNFGGNVMYGILFAIALLAIFDTQVLAIFRRKKEMGTLMALGLTRAKVIGLFTIEGSMHGLIAFVAGFILGSPLFYLMTTKGYAIPGDMDDYGMALGNVIYGKYGPDLLLGTTFLLFLTVVIVSYLPTRKISKLTPTDALRGK
- a CDS encoding ABC transporter permease, whose protein sequence is MFRFLMKGMLRDRHRSLLPSIVVAMGVLLTVFMFTYLKGVFDDFFNNAALYDSGHVKITSRAYYEEKDVIPNDLAMEGGPELMEMLRREYPDLEWSERIKFGGLLDAFDENRETRAQVGAGGIGLDFFGDDVAEQNRWNLNAGLQAGTLPQKPGDIVMGKTLAAQMELGVGEEVTLISSTVNGSMVLQNFHVAGIIYFGTPPLDKGIFLADIRDIRSMLDMSDWSSEVVGYFKTAHYDDLRATALTTEFNAAKSDTSDRFSPRMVAMLDDAGLRDYFGYAEKAGSIMSFIMIFAMGIVLWNTGLMGAIRRYGEMGLRLAVGESKGHVYRSLIIESLGIAIMGTVVGTIFGLGFAYWLQEVGFNIEGMMGESTMLMPTVIRAHITPAAFYIGFFPGVFATLLGSALSGLRIFKRDTASLFKELET